The following proteins are co-located in the Aquarana catesbeiana isolate 2022-GZ linkage group LG02, ASM4218655v1, whole genome shotgun sequence genome:
- the LOC141129783 gene encoding NOP protein chaperone 1-like has protein sequence MEEAGGETVKQLHSAELLEVGSSQGKGLYNKLLLNSKQNNKNGLSSPIVRMPRSSILDRVQSFLPQMASANEKLSKKIGTCPAGTYDIENVEDQEKIIEMDVALVELNSSDSSEEEDSSSYESSDSEPEDEEITENNIRLGQKRKKAKIEVLNSSSELKPS, from the coding sequence ATGGAGGAAGCTGGGGGTGAGACAGTGAAGCAGCTCCATTCTGCCGAATTACTGGAAGTTGGTTCTTCACAAGGTAAAGGTCTGTACAACAAGTTACTTTTAAATTCAAAGCAGAACAACAAAAATGGATTGTCTTCTCCAATTGTTAGAATGCCACGGAGCAGCATACTTGACCGCGTCCAGAGTTTCCTGCCTCAGATGGCCTCAGCCAATGAAAAACTCAGCAAAAAAATTGGAACTTGTCCAGCTGGGACCTATGACATAGAAAATGTTGAAGATCAGGAGAAGATCATTGAAATGGATGTGGCCTTGGTTGAACTGAACAGTTCTGACTCCAGTGAAGAAGAAGATAGTAGTTCATATGAAAGCTCCGACAGTGAGCCAGAAGATGAAGAAATAACAGAAAATAATATCAGACtgggccaaaaaagaaaaaaagccaaaaTAGAAGTCTTGAATTCAAGTTCCGAACTGAAACCAAGTTAA